The Ziziphus jujuba cultivar Dongzao chromosome 5, ASM3175591v1 genome segment TGCTACAAGCTCAAAAGTTTCAGGATTCGCCGGGATATCTctgagaaaatggagaagtccTTCCTGGGATTTCTCTTTGAGTAAGGAAGCAAGCATGGATGACTTGGCAGCCAGAAGTTCCTAAATAACATGAAAGATTGTTACTACCCATTGAATTAAACAAgggaaaaagaagaggaaaaaggtaAAAACTTAAGGATCTCAGAGTAATTACTTTATTCAAAGTGAAAGGCACACCACCTGCATAAAGCTGCACATCTGATGGAGATGCAGACTTAGACAACCTGAAATTAAGGGAAGGCAAATTATAAACCAGAAAATGTGGAAAAATTAAAGCATAACAAATAGAAGCAATTAAGAATGTTATATTATACCATGATGAGATATCTCTGCTTTCCCTGTTGGTCATAGTCTTGTAAGTCCTCTGAATTTGCATTTTTTGAAACAGTAGAATTCCTGTTGAGTTCCTTAGTCTTACTAAACACCTGTAAAGGGATTGCAGAACCAAGAAACCTAGCTGCAGTAGGCCTCTAGCTTGGCTCCAAACCATAGTATAGAGCTGGAATTAGTACTTACAATTACTTTTTAAGCAACTCTACAACTACTAATTAAAATCGATGGCTCATATTAAAAgtataaaagattaaaatacTTTGGACAGGTAATTTTGAAATGAGTAGAAAATGCTCCAATAATGAACCAAAAAACGGTGAAGATGATTGAATCATATTTGAagaacttaaatatatatatatatatatatatcaacagaTGATGACTAAGTAAGAGCTAGACTTTAGAATGTGACCGATCAGATGTTCAAATTCTTCTTGAGGCTCGTTGACAAAGAAAACTCCATTGTTCAAGATATTCAAGGAcagaagaaacaaagaaaataattgtattCAGATTGTTGCACCCACGCTCGAAccttctccatatatatatatatatatatgacaagtgGTTTATGCATTTATAACGTGTTAAAGATATTATAAAATGGAAACTCACACAGAAATCCCAAATTCTGGAAAATGCAGCTGAAACATAACCTTGTGTGTTTCTGCTATTCTGCAACATGCGATTGAGAAACGAATCTGgccagaaaagaaaacaaaaagcgaaaagaaagagaaaaaagaaaaagactatATAAAGATCAGTTGTAGACTATACACTCGGTGGACTTGCTTAAAGTTGGAAAAGAAGATAGTGCAAAAACGAAGATGTAATTGATGGCAACAGTAAGGATCCAACATAAAGTCTGTGACTAACTTGGGCATTAGATCATATGTATGCCGTTTCAACTAACGCAATGGatgtgataaaaatatataaacaactgGGATTTGGTTAAACTAAGTTGCAGTGGAAGAGCTTGATCCCTCCAAAGGTTTGCTTCGAGAACAAAACTAGTTAAGAACCACTTGAAgcaaaaatgataaaatgagTAAAAGCAGAGTAAAGCAAATTAAGCACCTGATAAGACAAACTTTTGTTGATTGCCTCCAAAAGGAAAGCTTATTAATTTGTATGCATtttggaaagaagaagaagaagaagaaaagggttACTGAGCAGCAAAGGTGGAGGCAGATTATACTGGCTTTCTGTTGCTTATTTGGCCAAAGACTTTTTTAAACACTATAACGTTTCAAAAAGAATACCAGATTTTCCTCCTAAACATATGGGGTTTCTGTTATTTTGAGTATCagaattttattcattataGGAACTCTCTATTTTGGGCCATTTTTAttagatattaattttataattttatttatttatttatttttattttctaagtgaacctttcatttttattttttatttttttttgctctcTTCCGTCTcagattcttttgtttttttgggttgatttttcttcttttgttttttcttctcaaatttggtttattttgttgtcaattaaaaaaaaaaaagaaggtttattttatttttacccaATGCTGTAAAAGAAGCTTAAAAGTAGcctaataaaattacaaattattggCAAGTGATTTTTGTGTTGCTTCAAAGCTTCTCAGACTTTGAGCTTCTCTctccgtgtatatatatatatatatatatatatcactttgCAATTGCAATCTCTTACCGTTCCTGTTTATCCCAGTTTTGCGTCAATCTCACACtgcaataaaaattgaaatttgaaacaaGTATTGGAGGTGAGCGAGGGGTTTGAAAACATGGCGAAGGGTTTGATATGGGCAACGGCAGAGGATTTGGCGATGAACAGAGGACAAGTTCTGTGTCTGTATCGCCAACTACTTCGCAGCCTCAACTCCCCAAATCTGCCGCTTTCTTTCGCTGCAAGACTCGCCAAGAAGGCAGAGCTCCGTGCCATCTTCGTCGTCGCTTCTGAAGAGCGTTCTCTCCATAACATTCAAGACCTTATGGATGCTGCTCACTACTCACTCTCACTCTTAAGAAAAGGCGAAATTCCCAAATACATCCAATGAGTAAGTCATCGTGTTGctattcatttcaaattttgatttttcgggtttttttttttttttttttttttttttttttttttttttttttctgcattcGGTGTCTTGTAATTGATAGGGAAGTTGCTGATGGGGTTTGTGATTTGTTtcgaaattaaaattatttttctgggTTAACGTCTAGGGAGAACTGAACCGGGTTGTCATCTTTATTGGATGCAAGATTTGGATGGAAAACAATGGGATTATTGATGGAGTTTGTTGTTcactatgtatgtatatatggcACTCGAGGAAATAGGTATTCAAGTTAGGTTTATGATTAACGATGGGGAAAAAAAGATTAGACATTGTAATAAGAGATTTTGATTATTTTGGCACTCATAACCTATTATTTTGGCAAATAGTACCTCTGaacatattttggtttttaggtGTTCTAAAGGCGGAGGAAAAAAAGGTTCTAAATTTATTACAACATATGAAGTGCTATAAAGGACTGGAATTTATGGCAACAACAAGCTGGTTTTGGAAAATAGAACTTTCAGGAAAAAGCTAACTAAGTTGAGAAGTTTCGAGTTTGTTAATTTAAGAAGATCAGGCTGTTACAATTATGGCTTTTTTTAGGAGCTAATAGTTTGTTTTCTGTTGAACGGAAATTGGGTGGAGTTTGAGCTTAGCCTGGCCTCATAAGACATAAGTCCCCTAACTTGATAGTTTGTTGCTACTTGCTAGGTCTGGCCTTTTAAATCTGATTCCTAAAGTCTATGTTCATCTTGAAAACACTCTGTATAAGGGACTAAAACCTTTCTTGTCTAGACAGCATTTAAAAGCTATCATCCTTCTGTGTTGGATAATCTGTCATAATTTTGTATTAACTCTTTGTCTGTCCATGGTAAAAGCTGTGGTTTATTTCAAGATAGTGATTGTACTAATTGATTCTTCAGTGTCTTGGAAATGAAGCGTaggaaaattaaaatgtatttcaaAAAGAAGCAAAGGGTGGACATGGTATGCAGTGGATAAACAAAAATTAGTCATGCTTGAAATataggaagaaggaaagggctGGAGATGTAGCTATTTGACTGCTCTGTTTGATACTAATAAGATGTGCTTGCTCTTTGGTTCATTATAGATCAATTCCTTCTGGTTATATTGATTGTTGATAATCGAAATAATTgtcaaattaacaataaaataaaaaaaattgtaaattttctcAACTAAGGGGGAGCTTTCTTTGGAACTTAATTATGCTGACCAAATTGTCTGACTTTTGGAACTCAGCCATTCCAAGTGGTACACCACCATATCACATTCTAATAGATTTTAGAAGCTTGTGACTCATTGTTGTGAAGGCACTTGTTTCCTTCACTTTGGTTGAAGATAGAGTGATTCCTCTATTTACATTGCTGACTTTTGTTGAATAGGGTATAGCTAGCTGGGCATCTTCATTGCTTACGGTGGGCTGAAAACTGGCTACTTGCTTTCCTGAAAATGATAATATAGGGTCCAGGGGAAACTTCTCTTTGGGGGTGTATAAAGAAGGAATGATGAGGATATTACTGGTTGCTGGATTTACCTTGTCAACGAAATGCAAAACGATGaagtattaataatataaaattttgttgccTCTGGATGGACTCTGTTTCTGGATATATGcatcttttcttaatttttgccCAAGTTCCGACATTTTTACTATATCCTTTCTTATCGCATTTTTCTGATCATGCATCCCATTGGACCTAGAACCTAGTCCTAGGGGTCATTTGCTGGGgtaactaataaataataataaaaagtatcaCAAATTTGCAAATTAAAGATTGCAAAAGAATATTTGCTCAATGGCAAGATCAAACATTGTAGTCTAGCGTATTTATgaactaaaacaaaatccataatttGGAACCTTGTGGACCAGTTTTGGGCttataatttaaacatttttcacTTGGAAATGTGAagcatttttggtttttaattggcattaacaaaatgaaatattaacttttGGCATAAATCAACTTGCTTAAATAATGTTAAGAAGATATATATACCTTCAGGTTCCAACATTTCAGAGGTATTGATGGAGAAACTTGCAAGATAAAAGTTCATATAATTATGTTTTGGTTTAATCTGCAGGAAGGGGCCTAATATATGAAAAGCAATGAGCTGAGAAGTGgaagacaataaataaaaatattagaacctACCATAGGAAATTTATACTCATTTTTCTACGTACTTTTCATATGAGGTATATCGTTCATGCGTCTTTGTTACAAAAGCTAACCTTTTTAGATATACATTGTAGGAGGAGAAACAGGACGTGAAggagaaaggaagaaaattaattacctctagtaaaataatttctatctttttttttttttttttttttttggttaaaataaaattttcgttTTGTGCAAACAATCATTTGCCATTCAACATAGTCCAATAATGGAAGCCAAACTGCATGCATGCAAACTTTATACCCCAAAATCATGGTTGATCTCATACACCAATTTCCATGGCAAATCTTCTATAACGCATGGATGCACGATCAATATATGGTTCTAGAATTCCCTGTGCACTTCATTTGGAAATTGAGTTACCTAGAACCAACATTGTACCATATGCTGAAGAATATAATACCAATTTACTGAGATCATCTAAGCTGATAATCTTAAAGGCATTTCGCTTTCGCTCTCACTATCCGATGCATTGGCTTCATCATCCCGACCTCGATGTCGAGGCTGTCCCTTCTCGACGTCATCTTCTTCATGATGATCAGGAGCTTTCTCCATGACAATCACTGCCCCAAAATGAACACGCCGCTCGCCACCCCCTGGAGAGTGGGCCAGGGATTCAGCTTTTGTGGAGGAATCTGGCAAGATGACATGTGGTATGGTGGAgggggtggtggtggtggtggtggtgtctGTGTGGGAACTGCTGGAGGCTTTGGAAAGACGGTTGGCAGTATCTATGAATTGGTGATGATGAGGGGGTTGTTGTTTGGGCTTGAAGCATCTGTAGATGCAGGTGAGGAACCAGAAGGACCATGGGATGGCGACCAGAACCATCCCTACGATGGGATACCAATCTGCAGACTGTGATTCGGGGAGGAAAATATAGAGGCCGAGGAAGATGCCGCCAGAGATTATGCAGAGGAAGAAAAGGATGGAGACAATATATATTCTGGCATCTCTTTGCCTCACAATGCGGTTGTCCATTAATTAGCAAAGAGAGTGGGTTGAAGATGATTGAATTGGAATtggataagaagaagaagaacaagaagaaggtGATGGAGATATTGGAGATGACgaatcaaagaagaagaagaagaaggtgatgGAGATATTGGAGATGATggatcaaagaagaagaagaagaagaagaagaaggtgttTAAAGTTTCTGGGGAGGAGAGCAGTTGATGTTGTTGATGGTGGAGGGGTTGGATGCATGCATGGGAATTATGGGGATCCAGTTCAATGCGGTGAAAACGGGGCTCatggttgttttttttgtttctttaaacgCTTTTCTCTTTTCCCATTTCTTtaaccatttttgtttttacttctaACCAACAATTTCCGTTATATATTTgttcatttataaatttaactttaaattattataagttatattattattattaacaataatatctaaattttacaaacccccaccaaaaaaaaaaaaaaaaaattaaaaaaaaataatattctagcgCTCCCATCTACTTgcttttcaatttaatatatggccaacataaataaaatagtcctttttttttctttttttctttttttaaaatgaccTCATAATTGAGAAACTATTTGGGTTAGCATGTTATTAATCCATCTTTTACAACCCATCTTTTAAGAGGAGTACAAACCAATGGTATACAGTTTTTGTAACTTCTCCATGAAATTTGAGCATACAGACGTGTTTACCAAATGCTCATGGGATTTGCCAAAAGGATCGAACTAGCAATTTCAAAAATGCTCATGGGACTTGCCAAGGATGGAACTTGCAAATTAGATCAAtaagatattaaattttttggtgTTTCTTTTGAGTGTTTAATTGGTACCTAATATAATAATACCCCATAAGCTAAATTAAGTAACCTACTATTTCtaagttgtatatatatatatatatatatgtatatatttcttgtttatctatttttagTTTGACCTATGAGAGGAAATCTTTTAGGAAAATATTCTAAAAAGATCAGTgtgattatttttgtttgataaaaaatcagcaatattggcaaaatatgaagaaaaaaaattcatcagaTTTTAGGTACATTTTAGATAATTTCTTATCCATTACAGAAACTAATAAATAATGTAtttgttgttttaaaaaataataattattttattatttatttttcgtcTGAGTTTTGCGAgcccaaataaataattacatttgttatttttatttacttatttatgttttggttgAGATCCATTAGCATATGAAGGCGAAGATCTGAGCGATTGAATGAAAACAAAAGGGAAATTCACTGATTTGTGTTGAAGAAGACAAGAAATGGAAAGAAAGGTGACGTTTTTTTGGTAAAGAATTTCAGCGAAACTCGCTAATACAGAGTCACGAGCTCATTCGAGTTTCGATTGCTTCGAAGCTTTTGCTTTACCCATTTAATTTGCACAGACGCCTCAAAGTTTCAGACTTTCAGGTTATTTCTTTACTTTGTTTATTAGTTTTGTTTCTCTCTGATTTCCTGGTTATCGAGTAttcttttaatttctgtttGGGTTTTGCATGTTTCCTTTTCTGGgtataaaatttctaatttgCTCTTCTAGTTACTAACTGGGTAGTGATATATTTCATCTATAAGAAAATTTCATGATGGTCGGAGGAGTTAAAATTGACTTTTCTTATTAGATTAGTGTgggttttgcatttttttttttttttttggtttctttgaatgctttttgtgttaattggttgaGTTGGTAACTGCTACTGTGTTGTATCGTTTCTTCGTTGGTGATTTATCTACTTCTGGGTTCTTTACTCTTCCTATTCGTGGCTTGTATTTAGTTCGAAGATTTCGTTTTCAAATGCTGAATTCTAGAGCTTCGAGTGTTCTGGAATCTgggaattattttattattattattattattttctatttgtaaGATTACAGAAGCAAGCCAAAAGGCAGTCTAATCTGTTTTTGAAACTTCAAAGCACTTAGATGAAACATGAACTTGGAATCAAAGCCTTGTGTAGCAGTCTGTGATttgtcttttttctattttttcttcccTTAAACCTCACATAGAAGCAACTTAGATGTGTAAGGCAAATATCTCTGAATGTTTTGCAGGTTGAGGTTGGTTATAACAATGGCTgcagtaataaaaaaattcttcatcGCGTCGATGTTTATGTGGATGACTCCCTTGGCAATACTGTATGGGTTTAATAATAATTGGCTTCCTGGTAAGATTGttgcattaaattttttaagtcGTATTTTATTGACGACAATACCTTTTTGCAAATTCTTTGTTTGTTTAACTTGATTAGAATAGAATGTATGAAAATTGATGGTGCTTTGTATGTAAACTTCTCAGTTCTAGAAAGCCTTGCATTAACCATACTGATATTGCATACTTAATTAACTTCATCCGCTTGTCTTCTCTCCTTACGCATTCCATAATTCTATATGATATTTGTTTCTACAACACTGTTTTAGATTGCATCATTCATTTCTTGTGTCATAAAGGCATTTGCTGCACATGGCCAAATCATTGTAATCAATTATAATACTACCTCTGAGTTCTCGAGCATGCAGATGTTTATGACTGTATCCTCTCGCATGTCTcaatattccccaaaaaaattgcAGTTTAGGACAATGATTTCTATATCACAAAATTTAGCAGGTGGCATCGTATGTTGTACAAAATCTGATTTAGAACAGTGGTGTAAGACTATTACGAGGAAATTTTAGGATGGATCTACAATCCCCGtaagcacatatatatatatatatatatatataagtaaacaaGGTCACTAAGCAATGATAATAGTGGATTTTTGCTGAAATATAAGCTTGTTTAACTACAAGGAAAAATGGCTGTGGTTTCTGATCTTTCGAACCTAAGTCCTTGCACATATATTGActaatttaaacattttatttggtGAACATTTCACTACTAGGCTCATAATGATTGCTGTGTTTGTTCATATACCAGTATTGTTGTTGAACTTACTTACTGGTATAGGTTCTTTACATCAATTTTTATTCTGTATTCTTTTattcaaattgataatttttgtttGGCTAATCTGAACAAGGTATTGATTTGGAAACAGGTTCAAGTGAGTTGTCTTCGTATTCTGTGACACTAGTGAGTGGATTCCTGGCTGTAATATCAGTGAATGTAGTCATTGCATTTTACATATACATGGCAATGAAGGAACCTTCTGATAAACACGAGCCTGATCCTGCATTTCTTGCTGATGCTAAAGCAAGTATTAAACAGCAGTCTGCTGTGGACATTGACAAATCTTCACAGTCCTCCAAGAAACAGGAGTAGTGAATAGGGATATGTTTTTTTCATATGGAAACATTCGAACCTGAAATGTAGATAAGAGGTTGCTATATATTATACATTGAATATGAAGTCATATTGTAAGAGGTTGCTATATATTATACATTGAATATGAAGTCATATTGTAATTGAATGTTCATTCACTTTATTTTGTCTTTTGCTTTTTGAACTTGAGATTTGAAGTTGATGTCACCGGTTTACACAAGCAAATGCTGCAACAGTAAAGATGCACTCTTTTCCATTCCCCCATTTTCAATAAGTTTGTTTTGGTGGGAATTAGttacattttaatttgttgcgGTGATGGAGTTGGAAGCATTGCCGAGTGTGAAACACTCTTGATTTGTTTTGACATTTTGAGCTTTTCGGATTGTGGCCATCCCCATTTGATCTTTCAAGCGTCCCCAGTTCATCCAACATCTAATATTAGTTGTATGTTCAAAGCCTCTCTATCTAACCCTTGGGAGGACAAATTTTGCTTGTATAATAATTGctgtttctttattaatttggcaatacaaatacaagtagagtgaaattaaaaaaaaaaaaaaaaaggataaaaatgatGAACGATcttcattaatattttcaaaattgtcTGTCTTTTCACataaggaattaattttttccttAATGCATTAAATCAAAACAACGCTTAACCTCATTCCAAGTGCCCGTTCCTTCCCATCTCAATTCCACTTTTGGCTTTTGAGGCAGGTACATGGAGCTAGAGTTTAACATGAATGCAGTGCACATGGTCATCCCTGCAACCAACGAAAATTCTGCCACCAATCATCACAGGCGAAGAAAATATGTCTCCTTGGAGGTCTATCCTTGCCAATTCCACAACGTTATCGTTATTATTCAACTCAACTCCAACTCCAAGCAAACGTATACTTCCAGAGCCGGAACACACGCACAGCAACCTGAAACATAGTGGATTATATTCACAATATACATCATCAACATCATATCATACACATATTGATATAAATGTGGGATTATCTTTTGTGGTAGTTCATTTTTGACCTTTGTGATGAAAGGTACAAGTGGTCATCAACATATGCAGATGCAATAATTGGGTCTCCAACATCGTATTTCCATACTTTATTTCCTGTTTCCTGCATTGAACCACACCAATCATCCATCTTATACGAAGTTTTACAACAATTAAGCTAGGCtcttataaaaatgaaaaaccaaaaaagaaaaaacaaacaccACAACACATTTCCATCCCACACAAATGGTTGCTATCTTAccacttcaaatgaatataCATTTCCGTTTCTGGAACATATGACCACCTGTAACAGAACAAAACAATATCTAACAGTAAGAAAACCGTCGTATTTATAACATGCAGTTTAAGATGACATGGTGTGTAAGAAATCTACTCATTCTCCAAAAGGATAATCAACAACCCACAATGGCCATGTCTCGTTGTCATTTAAAGACAAGGAAAATATTCATGAATAAAGACTTTTAACTCGTTATGACTACAAAATAAATGTACCTGAGAAGGAAGAGCAGAGGATATGCAGGCACCCGCAAATATATTACCTGAAATTTTATACTGACACCAAAAATAGATAAGGATTAGCAGTTGTCAAACACAATGTACATGTTAAAATGGATACAGGGACACTATGTTACATATGGATTTAATGTCTTAATTATGCTTATCAAGAATGCCGAATTTTCAGCCTCATGCCTTATCtcattttattagaaaattagtcATTCTTTGTTAGCTTTATA includes the following:
- the LOC107429409 gene encoding uncharacterized protein LOC107429409, which translates into the protein MAAVIKKFFIASMFMWMTPLAILYGFNNNWLPGSSELSSYSVTLVSGFLAVISVNVVIAFYIYMAMKEPSDKHEPDPAFLADAKASIKQQSAVDIDKSSQSSKKQE
- the LOC107429042 gene encoding uncharacterized protein LOC107429042; its protein translation is MDNRIVRQRDARIYIVSILFFLCIISGGIFLGLYIFLPESQSADWYPIVGMVLVAIPWSFWFLTCIYRCFKPKQQPPHHHQFIDTANRLSKASSSSHTDTTTTTTTPSTIPHVILPDSSTKAESLAHSPGGGERRVHFGAVIVMEKAPDHHEEDDVEKGQPRHRGRDDEANASDSESESEMPLRLSA
- the LOC107429051 gene encoding uncharacterized protein LOC107429051, giving the protein MAKGLIWATAEDLAMNRGQVLCLYRQLLRSLNSPNLPLSFAARLAKKAELRAIFVVASEERSLHNIQDLMDAAHYSLSLLRKGEIPKYIQ